TTGACCATTCTTCGGGACAAACTTCAATGCATGCCAAAAGTTCATTGTTATCACCTACGACTCCGAAGGCTTCTGCCTTCTCCCAATGATCCTGATACAAAGAATCCGGGAAGTCATATTCTTCAGGAGTATGAACAATTTCGCTCTCAGCCTTCCTTTTGACAAGCTCAATCTTACATCCATCGTTATCAAGCTGCTTTATTTCAAAATCATAATAGCTGTCACTCCTTGTAACTAATGGAACCACAGCACCCTTCCATTGTTCTTTAGGTAAAGCTACTATTTCTATTTTATTCATAGCCTTTCTCTTATCCACTCTAATTCCTCTATACTGAATTCAATAGGTGACGCATTGTCAACCTCAATTGTATGCGACTGCTCAAAAGGTATATTTCTTTTCATAGCAAGAAGCGTCATGATAACAGCTCCGTGGGATATTATCAGGAG
The sequence above is a segment of the Butyrivibrio proteoclasticus B316 genome. Coding sequences within it:
- a CDS encoding GNAT family N-acetyltransferase, with product MNKIEIVALPKEQWKGAVVPLVTRSDSYYDFEIKQLDNDGCKIELVKRKAESEIVHTPEEYDFPDSLYQDHWEKAEAFGVVGDNNELLACIEVCPEEWSNRLMVTELWVSDNLRGKGLGKQLMDKAKEVAQKQKRRALMLETQSCNTSAIGFYLHEGFELIGFDTCCYTNNDIGRREVRINLGYFFNRDGKRW